In Anaerococcus prevotii DSM 20548, the genomic window ATCCATAAAAGCTCCGGGATCTCCTTCGTCTGCATTGCATATTATGTATTTAATATCAGTATCTTGAAGGAAAGCCGCTTCCCATTTTCTTCCAGTAGGAAAACCTGCTCCGCCTCTTCCCCTAAGACCAGAATCTTTTACTATATCAATTATCTCTTTTCTATCTAATTCAAAAATAGCCTTATAAAGAGCCTTATATCCATCCAATCCTATGTAATCTTCGATTGATGATGGATCGATTATACCACAGTTTTTAAGCACTAGTCTTTTTTGATTTTCAAAGAAATCTCCCTTAAGCTTAAAATCACCTTTATCATCTTCATAGATTTTGCTATAGTCTATTTTTTCCCTAAGCTCTGCTAGAGACTTTTCTTTGAGATCTAATAATTCTTTCTTATTCATAAATCAGCCTTTCTAACTTTATGTATAATATTGTGAACCTGAGATGGGTCGACCTTTTCTACAAAATCTTCTCCGTCTATCATAACAACTGGTGCAGATCCACATTCACCTACACACCTTGCCTCACTTAGGGAAATCTTTCCATCTTCAGTCGTATCGCCTACTTCTACCCCTAGCTCTTCTGCCAAAGATTTTAGAATCTTATCAGAGCCATTGACATAGCAAGCCGTACCCAGACAGACGCAGATATCATGCTCTCCCTTAGGTTTAAGAGAAAAATGTGAGTAAAATGTAGCCACCCCGTATATTTCGCTGGATGGAACATTTAACTTAAGAGCCATTAAATCTACTACAGGCTCTGGAATATATGAGAAAACGTTTTGACACTTCTGAAGAGCTGGCATTACACAACCATCAACATCCTTAATAGAATCCAAATAGCTTGTAAAGTCATCAAGCTTATCTTTATCTAATTTATAACAAAAACTCATCTCTCCCTCCATTCTAAATTCTTTATTTCATTCTATCATATAGAAATCATAATGTCATTATTATTTAATTTTTAACAAAAACGTTTGCCTAGTTTAACAAAATTAAGGTGGATTAAAATCAATAATCCACCTTTTAAGATAAAATATAAATTGCCAAAATCTCCATAGCTATAAAGATAAGAAAATAAATCTTACCCACTCTTATAGCATAATTCTCATCCTTAAGTCCCTTCTTATAGTCTTTCTCAAAACCATTGATTAA contains:
- a CDS encoding complex I 24 kDa subunit family protein, which gives rise to MSFCYKLDKDKLDDFTSYLDSIKDVDGCVMPALQKCQNVFSYIPEPVVDLMALKLNVPSSEIYGVATFYSHFSLKPKGEHDICVCLGTACYVNGSDKILKSLAEELGVEVGDTTEDGKISLSEARCVGECGSAPVVMIDGEDFVEKVDPSQVHNIIHKVRKADL